In candidate division WOR-3 bacterium, one DNA window encodes the following:
- a CDS encoding T9SS type A sorting domain-containing protein: LAVDNSNVVHIVWYGGEQWDNYYYRVYYRRRHPTSGWLAIDTIAGANQPDDFDRFAPQILIDRQQNARVVWYGEDYWTDGWLRLWHKKRTPGGWLATEELACEYPEGDLYNPHIANDSLGLHLIWFDDRLEDEEIFRVVSYPRDLEVKTITSPPVFCSLAHYQPKAIVRNSGEEEILNNFDVRMKIEPGGYENIQTLPGLGPGEEETLNFTPWQPSQPNLYSVKCTLLFSDMFSLNNKRESYCGIPNFIEDFESSNGGFLSDPATNAWEWGTPSGIGAPIPYSGTKCFGTNIDGNYSNNANWKLNSLWYIATRDTPVLGFYHWYNLDPNHKDGGNIKITKDLVNYTVLTPLFGRYDRRLTNENAGIPQESAFALNRPTGWKPALFKVPVRMGDTFQIRWHFGSDGNTNDLGWYLDYEGGIGFNKIWEDVGILAISSPPDTCDSSITIIPSARLKNLGNRNASFSATMKIGSYTDTKTVLLFANQESTITFNPWTPQNRGFSFARCSLYLTGDRNRVNDTLMKTFFIRVKDVGVLDIAEKKPEEVIGLAAEKLVNGNNESQLKELSFSSQSSLPLKLSNSFTFFPDTIDSGDIYTPRARIKNFGNVPSAFYVKFTFGNIYTESLPQTLLPDSEVSFNFRPFSAQGRGLVVRTCTTMLAGDLVPNNNYKRETTFIRVRDVGTFKICSPVGVIDSGVEVTPACSVGNFGNTTESYSVRFKIGTFYNQTLTVNNHQPGTYLYLTFPNWTAHQVGTHTVSCSTELATDRQRLNDRKIDTVIVRPPFFRDVGCIKIVQPSGIIDSGRVITPACSVHNYGTTIETYSVRMKIGNFYNQTASISGHNPGTSRYLTFPNWTANLRGNFPVSCSTELLGDMNPGNDRRIDSIFVRVLDMAGIDIIIPGDSIRTDSIFTPTARARNLGNTTVNLPTHFCILRGIDTIYKKRVNIMVAPDSIKVVSFPDTFIGITGWYGMRFWTELEGDQHPENDLVRDSFKVYHFVGIASEEVKPLTIIFKSNPQRGPIVISYHPLVPGERAKIKIYDYLGKVIYEAESKLSPMQFIIRRLPVGIYFIYFEASSGFKEKRKLIVLK, encoded by the coding sequence GTGATTTGTATAATCCCCATATCGCTAATGATAGCCTCGGTTTACATCTTATCTGGTTTGACGACCGATTAGAGGATGAGGAAATCTTCCGGGTGGTCAGTTATCCCCGAGATTTAGAAGTGAAGACAATTACTTCGCCTCCGGTATTTTGCTCTCTGGCGCATTACCAACCGAAGGCAATTGTGAGGAATTCGGGCGAAGAAGAAATCCTTAATAACTTTGATGTCAGGATGAAGATTGAACCCGGTGGTTATGAGAATATTCAAACTCTTCCCGGTTTAGGACCGGGCGAAGAAGAGACTCTCAACTTTACTCCTTGGCAGCCAAGTCAACCAAATCTCTATTCTGTTAAATGTACTCTTCTATTTTCTGATATGTTCTCTCTAAATAATAAAAGGGAGAGTTATTGTGGTATTCCAAATTTCATTGAAGACTTTGAGTCTTCTAACGGTGGTTTTCTTTCTGACCCGGCTACCAATGCCTGGGAATGGGGAACTCCCTCCGGAATTGGCGCACCGATTCCTTATTCCGGAACGAAATGCTTCGGGACGAATATTGATGGCAATTATTCAAATAATGCCAATTGGAAGTTAAATTCCCTCTGGTATATTGCTACCCGAGATACACCAGTTTTAGGTTTTTATCACTGGTATAATCTTGACCCTAACCATAAAGATGGCGGGAATATTAAGATAACAAAAGATTTGGTTAATTACACAGTCCTTACTCCGCTTTTTGGTAGATACGACCGGAGATTGACAAACGAGAATGCCGGTATTCCCCAAGAGTCCGCGTTCGCCCTGAATAGACCCACCGGTTGGAAGCCAGCGCTTTTTAAGGTTCCGGTGCGGATGGGTGATACCTTCCAGATAAGATGGCATTTTGGTTCCGATGGTAATACCAATGATTTAGGCTGGTATCTTGATTATGAAGGGGGGATCGGATTTAATAAAATTTGGGAGGATGTTGGAATTTTAGCAATTTCCTCGCCACCTGATACTTGTGACTCATCAATTACAATTATCCCTTCTGCTCGGCTGAAGAATCTTGGTAACCGTAATGCTTCTTTCTCGGCAACGATGAAGATTGGTTCTTATACCGATACGAAGACAGTTCTTTTATTCGCCAATCAAGAATCAACTATTACCTTTAATCCCTGGACACCACAGAACCGAGGTTTTTCTTTTGCCCGCTGCTCCCTTTATCTAACTGGTGATAGAAACCGAGTGAATGACACCTTGATGAAAACTTTCTTTATTCGGGTAAAGGATGTTGGGGTTTTGGATATTGCGGAGAAGAAACCGGAAGAGGTTATTGGTTTAGCGGCGGAGAAATTGGTTAATGGAAATAATGAGTCTCAATTAAAAGAACTTTCCTTTTCTTCCCAATCTTCCTTACCGCTTAAATTATCTAATTCTTTTACCTTTTTCCCAGACACTATTGACTCCGGCGATATTTATACCCCCCGGGCACGGATTAAAAATTTTGGTAATGTTCCATCCGCCTTCTATGTGAAATTTACCTTTGGTAATATCTATACCGAAAGTTTGCCGCAGACCCTTTTGCCGGATAGTGAAGTAAGTTTCAATTTTAGACCGTTTTCTGCTCAGGGGAGAGGACTGGTAGTTAGAACTTGTACGACAATGCTTGCTGGTGATTTGGTTCCGAATAATAATTATAAGCGAGAGACCACTTTCATTCGGGTGAGGGATGTCGGGACTTTTAAGATTTGTTCGCCGGTTGGAGTAATTGATTCCGGGGTAGAAGTTACTCCGGCTTGTTCCGTAGGGAATTTTGGCAATACAACCGAATCCTATTCAGTGCGCTTTAAGATTGGGACATTTTATAACCAAACTCTTACGGTAAATAATCATCAACCAGGCACTTATCTCTATCTCACCTTTCCTAATTGGACTGCTCATCAAGTGGGCACTCATACTGTTTCCTGTTCAACCGAACTGGCAACCGACCGTCAGAGGTTAAATGACCGAAAGATTGATACGGTGATTGTCCGGCCACCATTCTTCCGGGATGTTGGCTGTATTAAAATTGTTCAACCGTCTGGAATTATTGACTCCGGAAGGGTTATCACACCCGCCTGCTCGGTTCATAACTACGGGACCACAATTGAGACCTATTCGGTGCGGATGAAGATTGGCAACTTTTACAACCAGACCGCATCTATTTCCGGTCACAATCCTGGGACATCTCGGTATCTAACATTTCCGAACTGGACAGCAAATCTCCGGGGTAATTTCCCAGTTTCCTGTTCTACGGAACTTTTGGGGGATATGAATCCGGGAAATGACCGAAGGATAGATTCAATCTTCGTTCGGGTTTTGGATATGGCAGGAATTGATATTATTATCCCGGGTGATAGTATCCGAACCGATTCCATATTTACCCCGACCGCCCGGGCGAGAAATCTTGGCAATACAACGGTAAATCTCCCAACTCATTTTTGCATCCTTCGGGGCATTGACACCATCTATAAGAAGAGAGTAAATATAATGGTTGCGCCGGATAGTATAAAGGTTGTCTCCTTTCCGGATACCTTTATCGGTATTACTGGTTGGTATGGGATGCGATTCTGGACCGAACTTGAAGGTGACCAGCATCCAGAGAATGATTTGGTGAGAGACAGTTTTAAGGTTTATCACTTTGTTGGAATTGCCAGCGAAGAAGTTAAACCGCTTACCATTATTTTTAAATCTAACCCACAGCGCGGACCGATTGTCATTTCTTATCATCCTCTCGTTCCCGGGGAAAGGGCAAAAATAAAAATCTATGACTACTTAGGGAAGGTTATTTACGAAGCAGAAAGTAAACTCTCTCCAATGCAGTTTATAATCAGAAGACTCCCTGTTGGGATTTATTTTATTTATTTTGAGGCCTCATCCGGATTCAAGGAGAAAAGGAAACTCATCGTGTTGAAATAA